A window of Apium graveolens cultivar Ventura chromosome 8, ASM990537v1, whole genome shotgun sequence contains these coding sequences:
- the LOC141677038 gene encoding F-box protein CPR1-like, whose translation MEGFLCVQCYVYHPECDDELAEMGDIWLLQRDGEEDTWTKLVSFNRPSTVYQPLAFSKSGNHLLLASQEKFLWYDLVKEEVREEFRIRGLPQYYESVAYIESLVHLDGGTSAEENQLIREKKVAEDDESDEGLRLLSSMAMEILEDAV comes from the exons ATGGAAGGTTTTCTTTGTGTTCAGTGTTATGTTTATCATCCAGAATGTGATGACGAGTTGGCGGAAATGGGAGACATATGGTTACTGCAAAGGGATGGAGAAGAGGATACTTGGACCAAGTTAGTTTCGTTTAATAGACCATCTACAGTTTACCAGCCATTGGCATTTTCGAAGAGTGGCAATCATTTACTTTTGGCAAGCCAAGAAAAGTTTTTGTGGTACGATCTTGTCAAGGAAGAAGTACGAGAGGAATTCAGAATTAGGGGTCTGCCTCAATACTATGAGtcagttgcttatattgagagtCTTGTTCATCTTGATGGTGGTACAAGTGCAGAAGAGAATCAACTTATTCGAGAGAAAAAGGTGGCTGAAGACGACGAAAGTGATGAAG GTCTACGGCTGCTAAGTAGCATGGCTATGGAGATCCTTGAAGATGCAGTTTGA